The following are encoded in a window of Peromyscus maniculatus bairdii isolate BWxNUB_F1_BW_parent chromosome X, HU_Pman_BW_mat_3.1, whole genome shotgun sequence genomic DNA:
- the Uprt gene encoding uracil phosphoribosyltransferase homolog, giving the protein MATELQCPDSMPCHNRQVNSTSTPSPERLRADDPILDHAEENNAAMAKLTLLPGHAHSSVLSERDSQACRGTNLHSENHSDSSDSGNYEAPVGDSLLGDCELSRQIGAQLKLLPMNDQIRELQTIIRDKTASRGDFMFSADRLIRLVVEEGLNQLPYKECMVTTPTGHKYEGVKFEKGNCGVSIMRSGEAMEQGLRDCCRSIRIGKILIQSDEETQRAKVYYAKFPPDIYRRKVLLMYPILSTGNTVIEAVKVLIEHGVQPSVIILLSLFSTPHGAKSIIQEFPEITILTTEVHPVAPTHFGQKYFGTD; this is encoded by the exons ATGGCCACGGAGTTACAGTGTCCGGACTCCATGCCTTGTCACAACCGGCAAGTAAACTCTACTTCTACCCCAAGTCCCGAGCGTCTGCGAGCAGACGACCCGATCCTGGATCATGCCGAAGAAAATAACGCTGCTATGGCTAAGCTGACTCTGCTCCCCGGGCACGCCCATTCTAGCGTGCTCTCGGAGCGGGACTCTCAGGCCTGCCGTGGCACTAATCTTCACTCTGAGAACCACAGTGACAGTAGTGACAGTGGCAACTACGAAGCACCTGTCGGCGACTCCCTGCTAGGGGACTGTGAACTCTCCCGACAGATCGGGGCACAGCTTAAGCTGCTGCCTATGAATGATCAGATCCGGGAGCTGCAGACTATCATCCGGGACAA GACAGCCAGTAGAGGGGACTTCATGTTTTCTGCGGATCGTTTG atcagactTGTTGTAGAAGAGGGACTGAATCAGCTGCCATATAAGGAATGCATGGTGACCACGCCGACAG GGCACAAGTATGAAGGAGTGAAATTTGAGAAAGGAAATTGTGGGGTCAGCATAATGAGGAGCG GTGAGGCAATGGAGCAAGGTTTACGAGACTGCTGTCGATCCATACGAATTGGGAAGATCCTGATTCAGAGCGATGAGGAGACACAAAGGGCCAAAGTGTATTATGCCAAGTTCCCTCCAGACATTTATCGCAGAAAAGTCCTTCTGATGTATCCAATTCTCA GCACTGGAAACACTGTAATTGAAGCTGTAAAGGTTCTTATAGAACATGGAGTTCAACCCAGTGTTATTATCCTACTCAGTCTCTTCTCCACTCCCCATG gTGCCAAATCAATCATTCAAGAATTTCCAGAGATCACAATTTTAACTACTGAAGTTCATCCTGTTGCACCTACACATTTTGGACAGAAATACTTTGGAACAGACTAA